Proteins encoded together in one Styela clava chromosome 12, kaStyClav1.hap1.2, whole genome shotgun sequence window:
- the LOC120330373 gene encoding solute carrier family 2, facilitated glucose transporter member 7-like isoform X2: MLSKFSRKMVILLVHILFILSSVMMGPIAKYYHSYESLIVGRFLNGVARSIGFLAVLVFIAETTCRSRLGFYQSPLSTMQFVSCAVGISVGHAKALGTPQLWMWMMCVPILASLLYIVCWPVITNTPAYLLKHEKRIASLLAMKKLRAANVNDEFEVLEEESKCDAGETEMPLMTLLRSPHYRFQFFVTIIAMISPQFGGVQVITMYSNSVLLNAGVAEEYVTLVSMGLFLQCILAFAVSSPLQKKFGTKKVLVFGLFIVSSSYILFIVSDKLRFKYPSLNLLVIVSMFLMVFGLQIGPLFSIAALPSELTTASSRSTVIFYSQCTFWILGGIISFVFPYSIESWGSFSLIPFLVLTTMVIPFAMFVIPETHRRTSVAIQRSFTKKSLQSVSEIFNISFNGSQSDVKLGEMKVNECQDA, from the exons ATGCTGAGCAAGTTCAG TCGGAAGATGGTTATCCTGCTCGTTCACATATTGTTCATATTATCTTCAGTGATGATGGGCCCTATTGCAAAATATTATCATTCGTACGAAAGTCTTATTGTTGGAAGATTCTTGAACGGGGTAGCGAGGTCTATTGGATTTCTAGCAGTATTAGTATTCATTGCCGAAACAACATGTAGATCGCGACTTGGATTTTACCAAAGTCCGCTTTCCACGATGCAGTTTGTATCGTGTGCAGTGGGGATTAGTGTTGGACATGCTAAG GCTTTAGGAACTCCCCAACTATGGATGTGGATGATGTGTGTTCCAATTTTAGCTTCTCTCTTATACATCGTTTGTTGGCCCGTGATCACTAATACACCAGCATACCTACTCAAGCATGAGAAGCGGATTGCATCACTTCTTGCGATGAAGAAATTGCGAGCag CTAATGTCAATGACGAGTTTGAAGTTTTGGAAGAAGAATCAAAATGCGATGCTGGAGAAACCGAGATGCCTCTTATGACGCTTCTACGATCTCCTCATTACCGATTCCAATTTTTTGTAACCATCATTGCAATGATCTCACCACAGTTCGGAGGAGTTCAG GTCATTACTATGTATTCAAATTCTGTGCTTCTAAATGCCGGAGTTGCCGAGGAGTACGTTACGTTGGTGTCAATGGGACTATTTCTTCAGTGCATTTTGGCATTTGCTGTTTCCTCTCCATTGCAGAAAAAGTTTGGCACAAAGAAAGTACTGGTTTTCGGTCTATTCATCGTATCTTCGAGTTATATTTTGTTCATTGTCTCAGATAAACTTCGTTTCAAATATCCGAGTTTAAATTTGCTTGTGATTGTCAGcatgtttttgatggtttttggTCTTCAGATCGGTCCATTGTTTTCTATAGCTGCCTTGCCGTCTGAACTGACAACTGCAAGCAGCAGATCCACTGTCATTTTCTATAGCCAATGTACGTTCTGGATTTTGGGGGGGATAATTTCCTTTGTATTTCCCTATTCTATCGAGTCATGGGGTTCATTTTCGCTGATTCCATTTCTCGTTCTCACAACTATGGTTATACCATTCGCTATGTTTGTTATACCGGAGACGCATAGAAGAACCTCAGTTGCCATTCAGAGGtcatttacaaaaaaatcaCTGCAATCCGTAtcagaaatttttaatataagcttcaACGGGTCTCAGAGTGATGTAAAACTTGGAGAGATGAAAGTAAATGAATGTCAAGATGCTTGA